DNA from Helcococcus ovis:
CCTTGCTATAATAAAAAAATATGGTTTAAATTGAAAGAGGAGAAGATGTCAAATAGACAAATTTATATTGAAGCATATTCAAAATTTATATTTTATAAATATATTTATAAAATATTTTTAGAACAAAAATATATAGAGTATTTTTCTAAATATGATATAGAAAAAATGGAATTGATTTATCAAGCGATGATTTTAGATAAGGAGTTAGAAAATAAATTTATTTATGGGATTAATTCGGAATTTAATCATTTAAAATTTATGGGATTTTTAGCGAAAAATGAATATCTAAATTTAGAAAATAAAATTTTAAATATGAAAAATAAAAGCTTAAATTATAAAACAAATTTAAGATATGTTGAAAGAATATTGAATGATAAATTTATGGAAAATACTAAAATTTTAATTGATAAGTTTGATCCTTTTTTGAATGAAGGTGATAATATTGAAGTCGTTTGGAATACAATAATGTATTCATTAGATACTGGACAGATAGAAGTTATTTTTGATTCTTTACTAAAATTTAGTGAAATAGAAAATGTAAAACAAAAAAGAATTACTTCTGAAAAATTAAATGAAAAATTAGAAGAAATAGATAAAAAAATAGAAGCATTAAATGATATGTTTCCATTTAATGTTGAAAATAACATATTAAGTAAAAATGAAATTAATAAAAAGATTGAAGAAATAAAAACTGAAATAAAAAAATCAGATAAAGCATTAAAAAATATTACAAATATGTATTTATATGTTAATGAATATAACGGATTAGAAAACTAATCTGTTATATATTTTATCTTAAATCATACTAAAATAGTATACATTTATTTGAAGGGAGAAATGATGTTACAGATTAGAAATTTACATGCTAAAGTAAAGGATAAAGAAATATTAAATGGTATAAATTTAGAAATCAATGATGGGGAAGTACATGTTATCATGGGACCAAATGGATCCGGGAAGTCTACATTGACGAAAGTGATTATGGATCATCCTGATTATAAAATGACTGATGGACAAATAATATTTTGTGGAGAAGATATTTCGGATCTATCTACTGATAAAAGAGCAAAATTAGGTATGTTTTTAAGCTTTCAAAATCCAGAAGAAGTAGAAGGTATAAGCGTTGAAAATTTTATTAGAACTGCACAGATTAATCTAACAGGAGAAAAATCTAAACTGTTAATGTTTAGAAGAGAACTAAAAAAACAATTACAAGAATTGGGGTTTGATAAAAGTTATGCTGAAAGATATTTAAATGTAGGTTTTTCCGGTGGGGAAAAGAAGAAAAATGAAATTTTACAAATGAAAATATTAAAACCTAAGTTTATAATGCTTGATGAAACTGATTCTGGGCTTGATATTGATGCTACTAAAATAGTATCAAAGGAAGTAAATTCATTTTTAACTGAGGAAAAATCTGCACTTATAATTACACATCATAGTTCAATTTTGGAAAATATCAAACCTGATAAAGTTCATGTAATGATTAACGGTAAAATTGTAAAAACTGGAGATGCTTCATTAATAAATGAAATTGAATTAAATGGATATCAACAATTTAGAGATGAGGTAAATAATGACTAAAAAATCAAAAATTGACGATATCGATAGAGGAAAATTTGATAAAAAAAATGAATTTGAATACTCTAAAATTTCAGAAAAAGGTTTGAATGAAGATATTGTAAAGTTGATTTCAGCTGAAAAAAATGAGCCGGATTGGATGCTTGAAAAAAGGTTAGAAGGAATGAGACTTTTTTTTGAGCAAGAAAATCCTATATGGGGTCCTGATTTATCAGAAGTTGATATAAATGAAATAACATTATATGTTAAGCCAAAATCTGGTGAAACAAATGTGTGGGATAATTTACCGGATGATATTAAACAAACATTTTATGATTTAGGGATACCCCAAGCTGAGATAAATTCCCTTGCCGGGGTAAGCGCACAATATGATTCGGAAATGGTTTATCATAATGTTAAAAATTATTTGACTGATTTGGGTGTTATTTATATAAATATGGAAGAAGCTGTACAAAAATATGCACCACTTTTGAAAAAATGGTTTGGGAAGGCAGTTGAACCTGATTTACACAAATATGCAGCACTACACTATGCTGTGTGGTCCGGAGGATCATTTGTTTATGTGCCTAAAGGACAATATGTAGATATCCCTATTCAATCATATTTTAGATTAAATGCTCCCGGAGCAGGACAATTTGAACATACATTTATTTATGTGGATGAAGGATCATATGTTCATTATATA
Protein-coding regions in this window:
- the sufC gene encoding Fe-S cluster assembly ATPase SufC, whose translation is MLQIRNLHAKVKDKEILNGINLEINDGEVHVIMGPNGSGKSTLTKVIMDHPDYKMTDGQIIFCGEDISDLSTDKRAKLGMFLSFQNPEEVEGISVENFIRTAQINLTGEKSKLLMFRRELKKQLQELGFDKSYAERYLNVGFSGGEKKKNEILQMKILKPKFIMLDETDSGLDIDATKIVSKEVNSFLTEEKSALIITHHSSILENIKPDKVHVMINGKIVKTGDASLINEIELNGYQQFRDEVNND